The stretch of DNA TCCATATAACTTCATTTTACATAATACAAAAAAATGTCAAGTTATGATATTTATGTTTTTATTCGCTCACTCACCTTACGCAAGGTGAGCCGAGCGTCCAACGGAGTGTCAATTCCTAAAATAAGTAGACCATTTTTTATAGTAAGCTTCATCTGGAGTTAGGTAATCAATTGTTTGGTGGAGTCTTGATTCATTGTATATTTTGATACTTTGTTTAATTGACTTGCGAGCCAATTCCTTAGAAGGAAATTTATCTAATAGAAATTCATCCTTCAAAATTCCATTCACCCTTTCAGCAACGGCGTTCTCATAACAGTGATTATCCTCTGTCATGCTTATACGAATATTTTGCGATTTAAGAATATTCACGTAATCATAGCAGCAATACTGCGAACCACGATCGGAATGATGATACACTATTTCAGGATGCGTTTTAGGTAGCATTTTGAGTGCAATCTCAAGTGCCTTAATTGACTCTTCTACGATCAGGCTTTCTCCAATGTTGTAACCGAGTATTTTCTTTGTATTCCTTTCTGTAAGTAACGACAAATATAGATTACCCTCAAGTGTAGGTATATATGTAATATCCGAAACTATAATGAATCCCGGAAAATTGGTAGGCAAATCTTTTATTTCATTTCTATAGATTGGAAATTTATGACGGGAATTTGTAGTTTTTATTGATCGCTTTTTCTTTTTGATGGCTAATCCATATTCGTTCATAAGCGAAAAGAGCCAATCCCTGCCTATCTTAAATGAGAGTTTCTTATCCATCTCCTTTTTTAATTTGATAGTTCCTGTTTTGGCTTTTAGTTTGCGTATTTTCAACACTTCTTTGATTACTATTGCTTTTTTTCTCTTCTTCTTTTATTAGCCTCTTTTTGCCTTTATAATAATTTGCTCTACTATGTCCTAGATAGTGACTACAGCGTCTAAATGATATTAGCCGCTTAGTCCTTGCTCGCTCTAAAGTTTTACTGAAAAGTTTTTTTTTACGTCCGTATTGTAATGCTCATCCACAACTTCTATCAAAGTCTCATATACTTGATTTTTCATTACTGAATCTGCTAATGCTATCTTCAACTTCTTGATCTCTTCTTTCAACTTTTTTCGTTCTTCTACTTCATTCGGCATCTGTATCACCACCTTTCTTGCTAAATCACTTTTCGTTCCCCATTTCTTCAACCACTTTCTCACAGTCGATGAGCCTGAAATGTCGTAAAACTTTCTAGCTCCTTCCATCGTAAACTTTCCTTGCCTGATTTCTTCTACCACTTTTTTCTGAAAGGCTTCGCTATATCGAATATATGTCGGACTTACTTTTTTTTCCATTTCGTCTCTCCTATATATTGTCAACTATTTCAGGACAAGACAAGGTTGGCACCTAGCGGTGGGCTTGCTGCCGCAGGCTAATGAATTAATGAATAAGCAGGTTTGGGCGGCAGCCCAAGTCGCCGACAGGCTCTCTATCTCTCGCCTCAACGCTCTAGCGCGTAAGATGAGTTAGTTAATTAGATTTTCCTAATACACTAATTGAACAAATTAAGATTTTTTTAAAACGAATGAGTAATTTTTTATGGTAATTGATGCATAGAATTTTTCTGCTTTACCCTTTATCTAATATATTTTAGTCTTAAAGAAATTTAAAAGCCAAGAGAGAATTTATTATGACAAATATCCCTGAAACAGGAAAGGCAATTGAGCTTATTAATTACGATGGTTTAGAAACATCCATAAGAGTGGTACAAAGAAAAATTAGTCCACTAAAGGAAAACGACGTACTTGTAAAATTAGCAGCTTCTTCCATTAACCCGTCCGACCTTATGTTTATTCGAGGTCTTTATGGAATCAAAAAGAAAATACCTTGTGGAGGTGGTTTTGAGGGAAGCGGAACAATTGTAGCAACGGGAAAAGCAGTTACAAAAGTAAAAGCAGGTGATAGAGTTGCTTGCTCTGCTCATTATATGGGAGACGGTTCATGGGCTGAATATATGGTTACTCCGGAATATAACTGTATACCTCTCATTGAAAAAGTTTCTTTGGAACAAGGTGCAACTTTTTTTGTGAATCCGTTGACTGCTTGTGGACTAACGAATATATCTATTAAAGAAAAAAGAAACGGAATTGTCCAAACTGCTGCAGCTAGTGCCCTCGGCAAAATGATTCAGCGATATGCGACACGCAAAGGACTTCCTGTTATAAATATAGTTCGTAAAGAAGAGCAGGTAGAACTATTAAAGTCAATCGGTTCCGAACATGTTTTAAATTCTAGTTCCCCTGATTTTGAAAGAACATTCTCTAGACTTGTAAAAAAGTTAGATATTACTCTAGCGATAGACGCAGTAGCCGGAAGAACTGGGGAGGATGTATTTAATTTAATGCCAGCAAATTCCAAATTGGTAGTATATGGAGCTTTATCTGAAGAACCGATAGGTGTTACTGCTGGCTCTTTAATATTTCAAAGAAAGAAAATCGAAGGATTTTGGCTAAGTTATTGGATTGCTGATACTTCACCTGAAGAGTTTTCTGCAATTATTACGGATGCACAAGAAAATCTAGGGACGGATTTTAAGTCCGAAATAAATAAACGTTTTTCATTAGACGATGGATTTAGGGCAATAGAATTTTATAAACAAAACATGACGAGCGGTAAAGTATTGTTTGTCCCTTAGAACTCTATCTCTGCATCTGGAAACGCATTTCTAATTTCATTTTCATGTGTTATTCCAATATCTAGATCAGTAAGTGAAATTTTTTTAAGTTTTTTAAATCCTTCAAATTTTTCTGGAAGTTTTGTGATTTTAGTATAACCAATAAACAGAGCTTCCATATCTTTTAATTCACAAATTTCTTCTGGGAGTTTATCAATTTTTGTGGAGCTAATGGATAACCATTTTAAATTCTTTAAATTTTTTATGTCCGGCGAAATCTTTTCGAGTGCTGTGGCACTTAATGATAGTCTGATGAGTTTTTTCAATTCATATATTCCATCTGAGATTTTTAAATTCACATTGTTTCCTAAATATAAATTTTCTAATTCATTCAGTTCATATAAACTCACAGGCAATTCTGTTAATTCGTTAGAAATCAAATTCAAAAAGATTAATTTTTTTAAAGATCCAATTGGTGTTGGTATAGAAGTTAGTTGGTTGTTCATAAAACTTAAGTATTTTAAATTTTTTAAAGAACCTACAGATCTTGGGATTTCTTTTAATTCGTTATTGCTCATGGAAATTTTTTCTAGTAATTCTAGTTTAAAAAGTTGTGGAGGAAAAGTAGAAAAATTATTTGAATCAAGATGAATTTGTAAAATTTTTTTTGATTTTTCGATCGATTCTGGTAAAGTTTTTAATTGATTATTTTCAAGGTGTAGCACTTCTAAATTAATAAGATTTCCAATATTTTCTGGGAGTTCCGTTAAATTTTGTTCTCGCAAATCTAATTCGCAAACGGACTCAGTGTTTTCTTCTTTTAATGCCTGTTTTAAGGATTCAAATTTTTCGCAGTTGGCTTGTGCGATTAAGTTGAAATTGAATAGGAAAATAAAAAGGAAACCGTAGATAATAGAATTCATATACCAATTATACGAGAAAAAATTAATAAATGCAAGGTTTTTTTCAGTTAAGCGGTAGTAAATGTTTCGCAGTTTAGATTTTCTAATTCTGAATCTGATTCCAACCTAAATTGTTCGGGGTTGAATTCGTTTAAATATCTTATAAAATCTTCCAAACTTGGAGTTGTGACTAATTTATGGCGAAGTTCTGACACTCCGAAATAGTTCTTTAAATACTTAGCTACATGTTTACGAAATAATACGAGACCCAATTGTTCTCCATAAAAATTAGTCATTAGATTTAAATGTCTGAATATCATCGATCTAACTTCCGGAAAGGATAATGTCGATTTGTCGATACCTGCAAAAATCCAAGGATTTCCAATGGCAGCACGTCCTACCAGTACACCGTCAACTCCTGAAGTGCGAATCCGTTCCTGTGCCTGCGCATAAGACTGAATATCTCCATTTCCAAAAATAGGAACTTTAGCGAAAGACTTGATTTCGGATATAATGTTCCAATCCGCAAAGCCAGTATATGCCATTGTCTTTGTTCTACCGTGAACGGAAATTGCTTGTGCACCTGCCTCTTGTAGAACATGTACAATCTCTCTATAATTTAAATTATCATGATCCCAACCGATACGAATTTTGGCGGTTATGGGAACCTTTACCGTCTTTGTCATGGACTCTATAATTTTTCCGACGTATTCGGGTTTTCGGAGTAAACCAGCACCTGAACCGCGATGGGAAACCTTTGCGACTGAACAACCCATGTTAAGATCGATTATATCAGGTCCTAGATCTTCTATGATTCTACAAGCTTCTGTTATGATTTCTAAATTGTTTCCAAATACTTGGAATGATACAGGCCTTTCCATTTCTTGAAAACGAAATAGGTCAATTGATTTCTTTGAATGATGACTGATTCCGTCCGTACTAACAAATTCCGTATAAGCAAAGCCGGAGCCCATTTCTCTACAAATTTGACGATACGGGCTGTCAGATACTCCTGCCATAGGCGATAGTACGATATTATTCTTAATTTCTACGTTTCCAATTTTTATCATAGAGATAATCCAAGTTTAAAAATCTGTGTACCGAATCAATAGATTCTTATTTTAAAAAATGGTTGCATTTTTCAATACGTATTTTAGACAACTAGTATGAACTCAGAGATAAGAAAAGCAGACCGTATTTTTCCAAAAGATTTTGCCGACTATGCTGTACATCTCCATGCAAGTGGTGAAAATTTCAGTGGATATCTCGGAAATATTTCCGAAACAGGATTATGCGCAATAATGCCTTCCAGTTTTCAACCAGATATAAACGAAGTTAGCGAAGGTAGCGTATTACACTGGCCAACTGGGGATAATATGGAGATAATTGGTAGGATCGCTTGGAAAAGATCTTATGAGTTTCAGAAGAAACCCCACACGATGATCGGTATGGAGTTTTCTGAAACGATTACATTTCCTGAATATCTGCTTGCTTTGAGTCTTTCGATTGGCGAAGATTAGAGATTCGGATTTTCCAATACGATTGCAATCCCTTGGCCACCACCGATACAGAGAGAGGCTACTCCGTATTTAACTTTTCTTCTTCTCATTTCATAAGCTAAAGTCAAAGTCACTCTAGCTCCACTCGCTCCAAGCGGATGACCAATTGCAATAGCTCCCCCATTTACGTTTGTAATATCTGGATTCAGTCCGAGTTCTTTTTGCACTGCTAGATACTGTGCGGCAAACGCTTCATTTACCTCTACGAGTCCCATGTCCTTTAAAGTAAGACCTGCCGCAGCTAATGCTCTCGGAATAGCTAAAGCTGGACCAATTCCCATTTTAGCAGGATCGCATCCACTATGCCCATATCCTTTAATGATGGCTAATGGCTTTTTGCCTAACTTATCTGCATAAGATCTTGATGAAACAATTACTGCACCAGCTCCATCATTTATTCCAGACGCATTACCAGCTGTAACCGTTCCATCTTTTTTAAACGCTGGTTTTAAGGATGCCATTTTATCTTTAGATGCTTTTCCTCTAATAAATTCGTCCTTTTCGAATACGATAGGAGTTTTGCCGGCAATTGTAAGAGGAGTAATTTCTTCCTTTAATATTCCGTCTATCGTTGCTTTCTCGGCACGTTCTTGTGATAGAGCTGCCCAATCGTCTTGTTCTTGTCGAGAGATGCTGTATTGAACAGCAAGATTTTCTGCAGTCATTCCCATTGGAAGTTCTACGTATAAATCAGTTAGACCTTGGTTTAAACTATCTTCAAATTCTGTAGGTCCATATTTAATTCCCCAACGAGCATTTCTTACGACATAAGGAGCCTGACTCATTGACTCAGATCCACCGGCTAATACAACACTTGCCTCATTAAGATAAATTTTCTTTGCGGCAAGAATGATTGCTTCCATTCCAGATCCACAGAGTCTATTGACCGTAAGAGCTGGCGTTTCTACTTTTAATCCAGCTTTTAGTCCAATATGTCTTGCTAAATAAATTGCATCTTTTCCAGAAGGAACCACATTCCCGAAAATGCTTTCTCCGATGTCCTCGACTTTTACGCCAGCTCTAGCAATTGCTGCCTTGGCAACTTCTACACCCATTTCTGTAGCACCAAAATCTTTTAGTGTTCCACCAAAACTTCCAAAGGCGCTTCTCGCACCGTCAATTATTACTGCTTCTTCCATCTTGTTTTCCTGTGAAAATGTATTTACTTCGAATTCTTTCTTGACAGTTTTGTTAATGGGCTTGATTTAGCAAGTCTTACTCGGTAGAATGACTAGTACCTTTTTCGGAAATGACAGACATATTTACTAACTCACCTAACACTATCGCTCAAGCGTATTGTTGTTTTCAGAACAATAGGTCGAAACATAATAGTGGGTTTTCTGCCCATCGTTTGTTCACTCTCCTTTATAGTGTTAAGAAGTTTCTCTGCAAATTGCAGATTTATAGATGTTTGGTTTACATCTAATTCCCAGATTTCTAATGAGAATTAAAATGGAGTATATGAAAATAGATTAAAACCGGTTTTACAAAATAACAAATAATGGGTTTGGGCGATAGCCCAATAAGCCGCCGGCAGGCTTTTCCTGCCTACCTATATTTCAAATCGAGCGTTAGCGAGATTAGAAATCCGGGTAATTAAATGATTGAGATTCTTTTACAAAGACTCAATGTGGCAAAGACTATATATCATTTTAGTCTAAATAAAAATACCATGCCTATTATCCTCGACTTAAAATCTAGATTTCAACATACTCTCGAAAAAAGCAGACATATTTCCGGTAGGTTTGTTTGTCGCCAATTAACATATATTGTTGATGCGGAGATTGTACGACTTTATAGATTGTTGGAAAAAAAAATTCCAGAAATAACTAATAGATTTTGTATAGTAGCAATTGGTGGTTATGGTAGAATGGAATTAGCCCCTTATTCCGATATAGATTTACTCTATTTACACAATGGATTAAGTGATTTAGTTCTTACAGAAGTTATCTCTTCTATTAACACATTTTTATATGATTCAGGAAAAGAAGTAGGACATTCTTGTCGTACAATTGAACAATGCCGAGAGCAGTTGGATAACATAAATACTTTTTATGCAATGCTTGACTCTCGATTTCTGACTGGCTCGGAAGAATTATTTTTCAGTTACGAAAATTATTTTTTAAAAAATCTTCCAGTTGATATTTTGGCTCAGTATAATCAAAGTAAAATCAATTATTTACATACTACGGTTAATTCTGATTCTCCTTTGCTAGTTTCTGAGCCAGATTTAAAAAATGGACATTTATGCCTTAGAAATATACAGGTCGCGTATTGGATAGAAAAGTCAACTAGTTATATTCCGTCATTGAGTGGTCTTGCGCTTCTTCCTATATTTACGCACGGAGAAGTTCAAAAATTAGAAAATGCTTACGACTTTTTACTTAGAGCTAGGGTTGCATTACATGCTATTAATGGTAGAAAAGTTGATAGACTTGATTTAACTTTGCAACCAGATGTTGCGGAATACATGGGATTTGGCGTTAAAACAGAATTGGAATCTGTTGATATGTTGATGAATACTTTGTATGTGCATCAAAATGAAATTCATTCCTTTCTTGGAATTTATTTGGATTACAAAAAAAATCAATTTGGTCAAATGGAAACTCTAAACAAAACGGAATTCTTTTTACAAAGGCAAGGTAATTATCTTTATCCGCCCAAAATTGGAAAATTATTTTCTAATCCAGAAAGTTTGTATGCGGATATTCTTCAAATTTTCTATATTTCTCATACTTTAAATTTATCATTATCTCCAAGTTTGATCAGTGAATTACGTTTTGCTTCTTATTTTTTGCAAGAGGATTTTATAAATTCGAACCACGCAATAGAATTCTTTTTAAGAATATTGAAAGAGTCTAGAAATATTGGAAGAATTCTCACCAGCATGCACCGAGCTGGGATATTAGGTAAATTTCTACCAGAATTTGGGGAGTGCACAAATTTTTCTTTATTCAGTTATCATCATCAATATCCCGTTGATGAGCATACATTATATATTCTCCGCGAATTGGATACATTGTTAAATTCCACATTTGATGACAAGGAAGTTCAGGAAGTGTTTAACGAATGCGAAAAAATATATATTCTCGCACTTGCTATTATTGTTCATGATGCGGGTAAAGTTAAACAGGGAGATCATTGTCAATATGGAGCCGAGTTAGCGACTGCAATTGGAGAACGATTGGGTTTAAGTGATGAAGATAATGATTTATTCAAATTCTTAGTTGAAGTTCATATTCATATGTCAGAGCTTACATCAAAAAGGGATATAAATGATCCAGAATTACTTTTAGATTTTGCGCATTTAGTTGGGACAGAGAGTCGATTAAAACTACTGTATGTGTTTACAATCATTGATACAAAATCTGTAGGGCCAAACGTTTTAACAAATTGGAAAAAAGCAATTCTTTATAGTTTATATAAAAATACGTTGGAAGTATTAAGAAGGCCAAACAACTCTTTATTTGTCTTACAAATTAATAAAGAACAGGAAATTTTAAAAAACTATTTACTACAAAAAGAAAAACTGAATGAAAGTTTAACCAATCAAGTTCTTTTGTTTGCATCGGCAATGTTACCGAATACTTATCTGAGGTACAACACTCCTCGAAGAATTATTCGACAATTCTTAATGCATATGAAATGCAAATCAAATCCCTCAGAAATTCCAGAAATAGAATATGAAAAGGAACCTGCTTACGTTACAGTTATTGTGTATAGTTTAGAGGATAGATATCTTTTATCTGATTTAACTGGTACTGTTACTTCGGAAGCGTTAAGCGTTATAGGGATGCGCTCTTACAAAAATTCGAATGGTTTTGTGATTAGTCAAATCCAAATAACGGATAGTTTTGGCGGAGGGGATATCAGGAGCGAAAGATTAGATCGACTAACGGAAAATATTCGAGCAGTTATTAATAAAAAAATAAATGTAGAAGATATATTAAGTTCCCCTATAGAGTGGATGAATTATAATACAATACCGGCAGGAATGGTTGCTCAAAAAATTGAGTTTAATAATCTATTATCCGCAGATTATACGATTTTAGAAATTTTACTCCCGGATTCACTTGGACTTTTATACCGTATTATCAAACAAATTTTGTCTTTTGATGTACAACTTCACTTTGTGAGAGTTTCTACAAGTGCTGACTATGCATATGATTCATTTTATATTAAGTCTGGTATGGGAAATAAAATTGAAGATGTAGAACTATTGAAAAAAATGGAACAAGAAATCGCAAACGCGGCATCTAAAAAAATTAAAACAGAAAATTCATATATTGAGTATTAATTATGTGGTGGAAAGAAGCAATAATATATCAAATTTATCCTCGAAGTTTCGCAGATTCTAATGGTGATGGGATAGGAGATTTACAAGGAATTATTGATAAGCTAGATTATTTAAATGGTAGTCCCGATTCACTTGGAGTCGATGCGATTTGGTTGTCACCCATTTACCCGTCCCCGATGGTAGATTTTGGTTATGATATTTCGGATTATGAGGATATTGATCCTGTTTTTGGAGACTTAAAGACCTTTAAAAAACTTTTAAAAGAAGCACATTCTCGTGGTATAAAAATTATCATGGATTTGGTAATTAATCACACATCTGATAAACATCCATGGTTTATCGAATCACGTTCTTCCAAAAAAAGTAAAAAACGCGATTGGTATATTTGGGAAGATGCGATAGACGGCAATCCGCCTAATAACTGGATGGCAGCTTTCGGGGGGAATGCGTGGGAGTGGGACAAAAATACAAAACAATATTATTATCATGGATTTACCAAAGAGCAACCCGATCTAAACTGGCGCAATCCGGAAGTAAGAAAAGCAATTTTTAAAATGATAGAATTTTGGTTAGATATGGGTGTGGATGGATTTCGTTTAGACGTAGTTAATTATTATATTAAAGATAAAAAGTTAAGAGACAATCCTAAGGACTATTTTAAGGGACTTCGACCATATGATATACAAATTCATATTTATGATAGAGATAGACCAAAGGTACATAGTATCCTAAAAAAATTACGTAAACTTCTTGATTCCTATGAAGGAGATCGAATGTCTGTCGGAGAAGTTTTTATTGAACCGCCGGGTAATCCAAAGTTAGCCTCTTCTTACTACGGCGATAAGAGTGACGAGCTTCACATGGCTTTTAATTTTGCTTTCCTTTATTGTAAGTGGGATGCAGAAAAGTTCAAAGAAGCGATTCGTGCCTTGGAAAAAGAGTTAAAACCAGCGGATTGGCCTAATTACACTCTAAGTAATCATGATCAGATAAGGCATATTAAACGCTACGAAAAAGGTAAGGAAACACTTTCTCGTATGAAGATTGCGGCTATTCTATTATTGACGCTACGTGGAACTCCTTTTCTTTATTATGGTGAAGAAATTGGAATGGAAGATCAAACCATTCCAAAAAGTCAAATTCAAGACCCACTTGGGAAAATGTATTGGCCAATATTTAATGGTCGCGACAAATCGAGATTACCCATGTGTTGGGACGATTCCTTAAATGCAGGTTTTTCAAGCGGAAAACCTTGGTTGCCGATGAATCGTAATTATAAAAAAATCAATGTAAAGGTTCAATCTCAAGAATCCAATGGTCTATTGCATACATATAAAGAGTTAATTAAAATTAGGCGTGATTCTGATGTCTTGCGAAAGGGGGATATACGTATACTTGATATTTCTAATACGTCTATTCTTGGTTATTTTAGAATTTATAAAAAGAATAAAATTCTGATATTACTTAATTTTAAAAATGATAAAGCTGAAATTGATCTGGAGAAATATACGCTTCCTAAATCCAAACTTACTCTTATTTACTCAACTAATATTAAAAGAAAAACTGGGATTAATATAGATTTGCCACTAATTTTTCTAAAACCATACGAAGGACTAGTTTTAAAATTTGAATAATCAAACTAAGGCGGAATAATTAAATGGATGAAATTGAACTTATAAGATCTTTTAGCTTTGATGCTGCTCATTTGTTGCCTAACGTTCCTGATGGGCATAAATGCAAACGTTTACATGGGCACACTTTCAGTTTTAAAATTCATTTAAAAGGAGAGGTTGATCCTGCGACAGGTTGGTTAATGGACTTTGGCGATGTTAAAAAAGTCGTAAAACCTCTTATTGAAAATTATCTAGATCACTATTATTTAAATGACATAAAAGGTTTGGAAAATCCAACGAGTGAAAATATAGCAATTTGGATATGGCATAAGTTAAAACCTGAACTTCCTTTACTTTTTAAAATCACTTTGCATGAAACCTGCAATAGTGCCTGTGTGTATTCAGGTCCTAAAGAATGAAAAAAAAATCTGATTCAAAAGGTGCTTTGGTTCTTTTTTCTGGAGGACTTGATTCTACTACTTGTTTATATTACGCACTAAAAGAGCATAAAAATGTAGTTGCGGTTTCATTTGATTATTCGCAACGTCATAAAATAGAAATTCAAAAAGCTAAGAAAATTAGTTCTCAATTAAAAATTCCACATAGTATTGTAAAAATAAATTCGGAAATATTCAGGAATACTTCCCTAGTAAATAGAGATATAAAAGTACCCAAGAATTTTTCTTCCACAAAAAAAATTCCAAATACGTATGTCCCAGGAAGGAATATCCTTTTTCTTTCCTTTGCAACATCGATTGCGGAAGGTTTAGGTTTGTCGGAAATTTTTATTGGTGTAAATGCTCTGGATTATTCCGGTTATCCAGACTGTCGCCCTGATTTTATAAATGCATTTCAAAAGGCAATTACTATCGGGACAAAATCGGGCGATGAAAAAAGAGCAATTCGAATTCAAACTCCACTTTTGCATCTTTCTAAAAAAGAAATAGTTTTATTGGCAAACAAACTGAAAGTTCCATTTGGAATGACTCACTCTTGTTATGATCCAATAAAAGGAAAGGCGTGTGGGAAATGTGATTCCTGTCTCTTGAGAAAAAAGGGATTTGAAGAAGCTGGAGTAATGGATAAATGAAAGTAGCATTTAATCTAAGAAATATTACTTTATTTGTTTGTATTTTATTTTTTTTGGATTGTGCGACTTACTGGAAAAATAGGAAAAACGATTTACAGGATATTATTACATTTGGAACTGAAAAACCTATGTATGGAGTTAACT from Leptospiraceae bacterium encodes:
- the queC gene encoding 7-cyano-7-deazaguanine synthase QueC — translated: MKKKSDSKGALVLFSGGLDSTTCLYYALKEHKNVVAVSFDYSQRHKIEIQKAKKISSQLKIPHSIVKINSEIFRNTSLVNRDIKVPKNFSSTKKIPNTYVPGRNILFLSFATSIAEGLGLSEIFIGVNALDYSGYPDCRPDFINAFQKAITIGTKSGDEKRAIRIQTPLLHLSKKEIVLLANKLKVPFGMTHSCYDPIKGKACGKCDSCLLRKKGFEEAGVMDK